From a single Rosa rugosa chromosome 7, drRosRugo1.1, whole genome shotgun sequence genomic region:
- the LOC133723251 gene encoding uncharacterized protein LOC133723251, translating to MCEDSNTMLEENDYLGCYRAEAPKSYMTKGWESYIHSEGQKFQVWYGTELAKTALHGDEADSYAQLFWFSECVMKSNPDSRIVIEFHRETHRFQRMFVTYGAWMKGFQSCRPILFIDATFITNKYKGQIIAASAKDANQDSENESNWRFFLEVLAEELAKHPMRRVTFISDRHVGHVSAFPRVFPNNPHGFCFRHQMSNLSDKFPAGSYLKDRIPYLFMCCAYSRTPEMYEFNMEILRSEGDDIVAQFLEDLPKENWCMAYFNGERFGEMTNNLAESFNNWVLPLKSLPILDINDGIRVKSMASIAARKEDAQEWSSELCPAIQKKLKENLEVGRHWRVSRSDTYVYEVHCQKYNSMVFNSYMYSDITIFFRFTLTCPLTLVFSYLGSDLVNDL from the exons ATGTGTGAGGATTCTAATACCATGCTTGAGGAGAATGATTATTTGGGGTGTTATAGGGCAGAGGCACCGAAGAGTTATATGACGAAAGGTTGGGAGAGTTATATTCATTCTGAAGGCCAAAAGTTTCAGG TTTGGTATGGTACGGAGTTGGCAAAAACAGCCCTACATGGTGATGAAGCTGATTCTTATGCTCAGCTATTTTGGTTCAGTGAGTGTGTTATGAAGTCAAACCCCGACTCTAGGATAGTGATTGAGTTTCATCGAGAAACACACAGATTTCAGCGTATGTTTGTGACGTATGGTGCATGGatgaagggttttcaatcttgtaGACCTATTCTTTTTATTGATGCTACATTCATTACCAACAAGTACAAGGGGCAGATTATTGCTGCATCGGCAAAGGACGCAAATCAAG ATTCTGAAAATGAGAGTAATTGGAGAttttttcttgaggttttggcTGAAGAGTTGGCAAAACACCCTATGAGGAGGGTGACGTTCATTTCTGATCGTCATGTTGGGCATGTTAGTGCTTTCCCTAGAGTGTTTCCTAATAATCcacatgggttttgttttagacaCCAGATGTCTAACCTTTCTGACAAATTTCCAGCTGGTTCTTACCTCAAGGATCGGATTCCTTACTTGTTTATGTGTTGTGCTTATTCTCGCACACCAGAGATGTATGAGTTCAACATGGAAATCTTGAGGAGTGAAGGCGATGACATAGTTGCTCAATTTCTGGAGGATCTTCCCAAGGAGAACTGGTGTATGGCTTACTTTAATGGCGAAAGAtttggtgaaatgacaaataactTGGCTGAGTCTTTCAACAATTGGGTGTTGCCTTTGAAGAGTCTTCCTATTCTTGATATTAATGATGGGATTAGAGTGAAGTCCATGGCTTCAATTGCTGCTCGGAAGGAGGATGCGCAGGAATGGTCTTCTGAGTTGTGCCCGGCAATTCAAAAGAAGCTGAAGGAGAATTTGGAAGTCGGAAGACATTGGAGAGTGAGCAGGTCTGATACCTATGTGTATGAAGTTCACTGCCAGAAGTACAATAGCATG GTTTTTAATAGTTACATGTACAGTGACATAACCATTTTCTTTAGATTTACATTGACTTGTCCATTGACATTAGTATTTAGTTATCTTGGCAGTGACTTGGTCAATGACTTGTAG
- the LOC133723933 gene encoding F-box protein SKIP24 isoform X2, translating into MSVLPDELWRRVFEIGGFSYKDLCCVSITCRRFRRLSDEDHLWSHLLSSDFPLVAPHPSSSSVTSKSLYKLRFERDRDKKIAAHQRALLRKESQIIEHLRKLRDIESRLAQETHKMRATRVDLSNFHQVRQASLALNVWQPEIIRGRQKQIVEQCVVPTESRLHALEMELRLCKQQISGLEKAYKDEKQRLGLAEEELQSMRYHPLRDHRPLSSGDAQCTSKSKKLKRFHGQGRKS; encoded by the exons ATGTCAGTTCTCCCAGACGAGCTCTGGAGGCGAGTCTTCGAAATCGGCGGGTTCAGCTACAAAGACCTCTGCTGTGTATCTATCACCTGCAGGCGCTTCCGCCGATTATCCGATGAGGACCATCTCTGGTCGCACCTCCTCTCCTCGGATTTCCCCCTTGTCGCTCCTCATCCCTCTTCTTCCTCAGTCACCTCTAAATCTCTCTATAAACTCAG GTTTGAGAGAGATAGGGATAAGAAAATAGCGGCCCATCAACGAGCGCTGTTGCGGAAGGAGAGCCAGATTATTGAACATTTAAGAAAGCTCCGGGACATAGAGAGCCGATTGGCCCAAGAGACCCACAAAATGCGAGCGACTCGTGTTGACCTCTCCAATTTTCACCAGGTCAG GCAAGCTTCACTAGCATTGAATGTCTGGCAGCCAGAGATAATCAGGGGCCGACAAAAACAAATAGTGGAGCAATGTGTTGTACCGACTGAGTCTCGGCTCCATGCCCTTGAAATGGAGCTTAGGCTCTGCAAACAGCAGATTTCAGGGTTAGAAAAGGCGTAT AAAGATGAGAAGCAAAGGCTTGGTTTGGCTGAAGAAGAGTTGCAATCGATGAGATATCACCCTTTACGAGATCATAGGCCACTGAGTTCGGGGGACGCTCAATGTACTAGCAAAAGCAAAAAGTTGAAAAGAT TTCATGGTCAAGGAAGGAAATCATAG
- the LOC133723933 gene encoding F-box protein SKIP24 isoform X1, whose product MSVLPDELWRRVFEIGGFSYKDLCCVSITCRRFRRLSDEDHLWSHLLSSDFPLVAPHPSSSSVTSKSLYKLRFERDRDKKIAAHQRALLRKESQIIEHLRKLRDIESRLAQETHKMRATRVDLSNFHQVRQASLALNVWQPEIIRGRQKQIVEQCVVPTESRLHALEMELRLCKQQISGLEKAYKDEKQRLGLAEEELQSMRYHPLRDHRPLSSGDAQCTSKSKKLKRCKGQSFACSCFQSHSFLLLSSPVKLLFFCSFGLNFDI is encoded by the exons ATGTCAGTTCTCCCAGACGAGCTCTGGAGGCGAGTCTTCGAAATCGGCGGGTTCAGCTACAAAGACCTCTGCTGTGTATCTATCACCTGCAGGCGCTTCCGCCGATTATCCGATGAGGACCATCTCTGGTCGCACCTCCTCTCCTCGGATTTCCCCCTTGTCGCTCCTCATCCCTCTTCTTCCTCAGTCACCTCTAAATCTCTCTATAAACTCAG GTTTGAGAGAGATAGGGATAAGAAAATAGCGGCCCATCAACGAGCGCTGTTGCGGAAGGAGAGCCAGATTATTGAACATTTAAGAAAGCTCCGGGACATAGAGAGCCGATTGGCCCAAGAGACCCACAAAATGCGAGCGACTCGTGTTGACCTCTCCAATTTTCACCAGGTCAG GCAAGCTTCACTAGCATTGAATGTCTGGCAGCCAGAGATAATCAGGGGCCGACAAAAACAAATAGTGGAGCAATGTGTTGTACCGACTGAGTCTCGGCTCCATGCCCTTGAAATGGAGCTTAGGCTCTGCAAACAGCAGATTTCAGGGTTAGAAAAGGCGTAT AAAGATGAGAAGCAAAGGCTTGGTTTGGCTGAAGAAGAGTTGCAATCGATGAGATATCACCCTTTACGAGATCATAGGCCACTGAGTTCGGGGGACGCTCAATGTACTAGCAAAAGCAAAAAGTTGAAAAGATGTAAGGGTCAAAGTTTTGCTTGTAGCTGTTTTCAATCTCAttcctttcttttattgtcttcACCTGTAaagcttcttttcttttgttcttttggccttaattttgatatttga